One genomic region from Drosophila subpulchrella strain 33 F10 #4 breed RU33 chromosome 2R, RU_Dsub_v1.1 Primary Assembly, whole genome shotgun sequence encodes:
- the LOC119550733 gene encoding endonuclease G, mitochondrial, producing MSGPRVGSILALGATALGAFYLGSHVERERRNDGFTNSLPRLPGLPTFGTVSAASLIPAQESNVSLAATPSRIGQIMKYGFPGLDHVRSHSDYVLSYDRRNRVPHWVFEHLTAESVAKNDAVDRAKCDFKQDESIHPFFRSQNTDYRRSGYDRGHMAAAGNHRLHQKHCDETFYLSNMAPQVGQGFNRDAWNTLESHVRKLTKTYSNVYVCTGPLYLPHKEDDGKTYVKYEVIGANTVAVPTHFYKVIVSESPDHKLHMESYVMPNQVISNDTPISVFQVPPESVERSAGLLFFDQINRKQLATINGKKV from the coding sequence ATGAGTGGACCACGAGTGGGCAGCATATTAGCCCTGGGTGCCACCGCCTTGGGCGCCTTCTACCTGGGTTCCCACGTGGAGCGGGAACGTCGGAACGACGGATTCACCAATAGCCTTCCCCGCCTGCCGGGATTACCCACCTTTGGAACTGTTTCGGCGGCCAGTTTGATTCCTGCCCAAGAGTCGAATGTGAGCCTGGCGGCGACTCCTTCTCGGATCGGTCAGATCATGAAGTACGGCTTCCCGGGACTGGATCATGTGCGCTCCCACTCGGACTACGTGCTGTCCTACGATCGGAGGAACCGAGTGCCCCACTGGGTGTTCGAGCACCTGACGGCGGAGTCGGTGGCCAAGAACGATGCCGTGGATCGAGCGAAATGTGATTTCAAACAGGACGAGAGCATCCACCCGTTCTTCAGGTCCCAGAACACGGACTACAGGCGTTCCGGCTACGATCGCGGGCACATGGCCGCGGCTGGCAACCACCGACTTCACCAGAAGCACTGCGACGAGACCTTCTACCTGTCCAACATGGCGCCACAGGTGGGCCAGGGATTCAACCGAGATGCGTGGAACACCCTGGAGTCGCATGTGCGCAAACTGACCAAGACCTACTCCAATGTATACGTCTGCACGGGTCCACTTTACCTGCCCCACAAGGAGGACGACGGAAAGACCTACGTCAAGTACGAGGTCATCGGTGCGAATACGGTGGCTGTTCCTACACACTTCTACAAGGTCATCGTGAGCGAATCACCGGACCACAAACTTCACATGGAATCCTATGTGATGCCCAACCAGGTGATCAGCAACGACACCCCCATCAGTGTGTTCCAGGTGCCGCCTGAGAGCGTGGAGCGATCGGCGGGATTGCTATTCTTCGACCAGATCAATCGCAAACAACTAGCCACCATTAATGGCAAGAAAGTCTAG